In Ochrobactrum sp. Marseille-Q0166, a single genomic region encodes these proteins:
- the crcB gene encoding fluoride efflux transporter CrcB, with product MQATIFVAVGGALGSVLRYWFSLWLAPISRDLPWSTIVVNIIGSFAIALFGALTVASSRFELPEIWRVAFLVGVCGGFTTFSSFSMQTVDLLRSGMPGRALLNVGISLAACFAATALGYVVAQALNKV from the coding sequence ATGCAGGCAACGATTTTCGTCGCTGTTGGTGGGGCGCTGGGAAGCGTCCTGCGTTACTGGTTTTCGCTCTGGCTGGCACCGATCAGTCGAGATTTGCCGTGGAGCACCATCGTCGTCAATATCATCGGCTCGTTTGCGATTGCGCTTTTCGGCGCGCTGACTGTTGCATCAAGCCGTTTTGAGCTGCCCGAAATCTGGCGTGTGGCTTTTCTGGTTGGTGTCTGCGGTGGTTTTACCACCTTTTCCTCATTCAGTATGCAGACTGTTGATCTGTTGCGTTCGGGAATGCCCGGACGTGCCTTGTTGAATGTCGGTATCTCGCTGGCTGCATGTTTTGCAGCAACGGCGCTTGGTTATGTCGTGGCACAAGCTCTAAACAAGGTTTAG
- a CDS encoding class I SAM-dependent methyltransferase, with protein MPEATLKERLKRLIGTTGPISIADYMAACLGDREQGYYTTREPFGRDGDFITAPEVSQMFGELIGIWCIGVWDVLGRPDNAVLCEIGPGRGTLMSDMLRTIAKLAPQMAASLRVAMVETSPRLIEKQKEKLSAFDYSIGWFERFADIPDGPLILVSNELFDAIPIRQFVKTDGRFVERMVGLNEQDEFQFGSGAGGIDIALLPEGHQAAPDGTIFEAAPARTALMQEIAQRIVATRGAALSIDYGHLQSGFGDTLQAMLKHTYDDVFAHPGEADLTTHVDFEMLEKTARSCGCQTVTMTQGDFLLGLGLIDRAGRLGAGRDEAFQNKIREDVERLAAPDQMGTLFKVLAISDQKTTTFPFDTA; from the coding sequence ATGCCTGAGGCAACCCTGAAAGAGCGGCTGAAGCGACTGATCGGCACAACAGGGCCGATCAGCATTGCTGATTACATGGCTGCCTGCCTTGGTGATCGGGAACAGGGTTACTATACGACACGCGAACCTTTCGGGCGCGACGGTGATTTCATCACCGCTCCTGAAGTCAGTCAGATGTTCGGCGAACTCATCGGCATCTGGTGTATCGGCGTTTGGGATGTCCTCGGCCGTCCCGATAACGCTGTGCTCTGCGAAATTGGTCCCGGCCGTGGCACATTGATGAGCGACATGCTGCGCACGATTGCCAAGCTTGCGCCGCAAATGGCCGCTTCACTTCGTGTCGCGATGGTCGAGACCAGCCCGCGCCTTATTGAAAAGCAGAAAGAGAAGCTTTCAGCTTTCGATTATTCTATCGGGTGGTTTGAACGCTTTGCGGATATCCCGGACGGCCCGTTGATCCTCGTTTCCAACGAATTGTTCGACGCAATCCCGATCAGGCAATTTGTGAAAACCGATGGCCGCTTTGTCGAACGTATGGTTGGATTGAATGAACAGGATGAATTCCAGTTTGGAAGCGGCGCAGGCGGCATAGATATAGCCCTGCTGCCCGAAGGCCATCAGGCAGCACCCGACGGCACGATCTTTGAAGCGGCACCTGCCCGCACCGCCCTGATGCAGGAAATTGCGCAGCGCATCGTTGCAACGCGTGGTGCAGCACTTTCCATCGATTATGGTCATCTGCAATCGGGCTTCGGCGACACGCTGCAAGCCATGCTGAAGCATACCTATGATGATGTATTTGCTCATCCCGGTGAAGCTGACCTGACAACCCACGTCGATTTCGAAATGCTGGAGAAAACAGCACGCAGTTGCGGCTGCCAGACCGTAACCATGACGCAAGGCGATTTTCTTTTGGGCCTGGGACTTATCGACCGTGCCGGGCGCCTGGGTGCCGGGCGCGACGAAGCTTTCCAGAATAAAATCCGCGAAGACGTCGAGCGTTTGGCGGCGCCGGACCAGATGGGGACTTTGTTCAAGGTGCTCGCCATAAGCGATCAAAAGACAACCACATTTCCATTCGATACGGCTTAA
- a CDS encoding response regulator transcription factor, with the protein MGSSGAMTVDEKNLSDDAPHLLVVDDDTRIRSLLSQYLTTSGFRVTMAGSAAEARRKLEGIDFDLLILDVMMPGETGVSLTKSLREQKSVPILMLTALSETDSRIDGLAAGADDYLPKPFDPRELVLRINNILRRGSAPAQPKIEQIVFGPYTFFIPRRELKKGSETIKLTDREQDIMTIFAERAGDTIPRHELTGQDGDVGERTIDVQINRLRRKIEQDPANPVWLQTVRGIGYKLSIE; encoded by the coding sequence ATGGGATCAAGCGGCGCCATGACTGTAGATGAAAAGAACCTTTCGGATGACGCACCTCATCTTCTTGTTGTCGATGATGACACCCGAATCCGAAGCCTTCTGTCGCAATATCTGACGACAAGCGGTTTCCGCGTCACGATGGCAGGAAGCGCTGCGGAAGCGCGACGTAAGCTTGAAGGCATAGACTTTGATCTTCTGATCCTCGACGTCATGATGCCGGGAGAAACCGGCGTCTCATTGACCAAATCGCTGCGTGAGCAGAAGAGCGTTCCTATCCTGATGCTGACCGCGCTGTCTGAAACCGATAGCCGTATCGATGGTCTTGCAGCGGGTGCTGACGATTACCTGCCAAAGCCTTTTGATCCACGCGAATTGGTCCTTCGCATCAATAATATTCTTCGTCGCGGATCGGCACCCGCGCAACCAAAGATCGAACAAATCGTTTTTGGCCCATATACCTTCTTCATCCCGCGGCGCGAGTTGAAAAAAGGAAGCGAAACAATCAAGCTCACAGACCGTGAACAGGACATCATGACGATTTTCGCCGAACGGGCTGGTGATACCATTCCGCGCCATGAGTTGACAGGGCAGGATGGCGATGTCGGTGAGCGCACGATTGACGTGCAGATTAACCGTTTGCGTCGTAAAATCGAACAGGATCCGGCCAACCCTGTATGGCTGCAAACCGTTCGTGGCATCGGCTACAAATTGAGCATCGAATAG
- the lgt gene encoding prolipoprotein diacylglyceryl transferase has product MMETLQSASGLAFPDIDPIIFSIGPFAVHWYGLGYVIGIMFAWWYGKKLLRNHRLWADNQPPMQPEALDDFVIWAALGVVLGGRLGYVLFYNSAYYFSNPLMIPAVWDGGMSFHGGIIGTTIAMIWFARSRGFKVWSMFDVVAAGVPVGLGVVRVANFINDELWGRVSDVAWAVRFPNGGGLPRHPSQLYEAFLEGLVLFFILFLLVWFGKKLKAPGFIAGTFVLGYGLSRIIVEFFREPDAQLGYLFGGWLTMGMILSLPMVLIGLWAMWRANRAAASNA; this is encoded by the coding sequence ATTATGGAGACTTTGCAGTCTGCCTCTGGCCTCGCCTTTCCGGATATCGATCCGATCATCTTTTCAATCGGTCCGTTTGCCGTGCACTGGTATGGTCTTGGCTATGTCATCGGCATCATGTTTGCGTGGTGGTATGGAAAGAAATTGCTGCGCAATCATCGTCTCTGGGCTGACAACCAGCCCCCGATGCAGCCCGAAGCGCTTGATGACTTTGTCATCTGGGCGGCACTCGGCGTCGTACTTGGCGGGCGTCTGGGTTATGTCCTCTTCTACAACTCCGCCTATTACTTTTCCAATCCGCTGATGATTCCGGCGGTTTGGGATGGCGGCATGTCATTTCACGGCGGCATTATTGGAACGACAATTGCGATGATCTGGTTTGCGCGCTCGCGCGGCTTCAAGGTCTGGAGCATGTTCGATGTGGTTGCGGCAGGCGTACCGGTAGGGTTAGGCGTCGTTCGTGTTGCGAACTTCATCAATGACGAACTCTGGGGCCGCGTCAGCGATGTCGCATGGGCCGTGCGCTTTCCGAATGGCGGCGGCCTACCGCGCCATCCAAGCCAGCTCTACGAAGCATTTCTGGAAGGATTGGTACTGTTCTTCATTCTCTTCCTGCTGGTGTGGTTTGGCAAAAAACTCAAAGCCCCCGGTTTTATCGCTGGCACATTCGTCCTTGGTTATGGTCTCAGCCGTATCATCGTCGAATTCTTCCGTGAACCGGACGCGCAGCTTGGCTATCTTTTCGGCGGCTGGCTGACCATGGGAATGATCCTTTCCCTTCCAATGGTACTCATCGGCCTTTGGGCAATGTGGCGCGCCAACCGGGCAGCAGCAAGCAATGCCTGA
- a CDS encoding branched-chain amino acid aminotransferase, giving the protein MAAIPFDQREGFIWQDGEFVAWKDAKVHVLTHGLHYASAVFEGERAYGGEIFKLTEHTERLHESARILGFEIPYSVEEIDDACRELLKKQGFEDAYVRPIAWRGSESLGVSAQNNRIHLAIAIWQWPSYFSPEEKMKGIRLDIAEYCRPDPRTAPSRSKAAGLYMICTISKHAAEAKGYADALMLDWRGQVAEATGANVFFVKDGALHTPKPDCFLDGITRRTIIDLAKRRGLEIVERVIMPEELADFSECFLCGTAAEVTPVSEIGKYKFTPGEITSLLMQDYGNEVQPKRIAAE; this is encoded by the coding sequence ATGGCTGCGATACCATTCGATCAACGCGAAGGATTTATCTGGCAGGACGGCGAATTTGTCGCCTGGAAGGATGCGAAGGTACATGTGCTGACCCATGGACTGCACTATGCAAGTGCGGTTTTTGAGGGTGAGCGCGCTTATGGCGGCGAAATTTTCAAGCTCACCGAACATACCGAGCGGCTGCATGAATCTGCCCGAATTCTTGGCTTTGAAATTCCTTACAGTGTTGAAGAAATTGACGATGCTTGTCGCGAGTTGTTGAAGAAGCAGGGTTTTGAAGATGCTTACGTGCGCCCGATCGCATGGCGCGGCTCGGAGTCGCTCGGCGTTTCCGCACAGAACAATCGCATTCATCTGGCAATCGCGATCTGGCAGTGGCCAAGCTATTTCTCGCCGGAAGAAAAGATGAAGGGCATTCGCCTCGATATCGCTGAATATTGCCGCCCGGACCCGCGCACGGCGCCATCGCGCTCGAAAGCTGCCGGTCTTTATATGATCTGCACCATTTCCAAGCATGCCGCAGAAGCTAAAGGTTATGCGGATGCGCTGATGCTGGATTGGCGCGGGCAGGTTGCTGAAGCGACTGGCGCCAATGTCTTTTTCGTGAAGGATGGTGCGCTGCATACGCCAAAGCCGGACTGCTTCCTTGACGGTATTACACGTCGCACGATTATTGATCTTGCCAAGCGTCGTGGGCTGGAAATTGTGGAACGTGTCATCATGCCTGAAGAATTGGCAGATTTCAGCGAATGTTTCCTGTGTGGAACGGCCGCTGAAGTGACTCCGGTTTCTGAAATTGGCAAATACAAATTTACGCCTGGCGAAATTACAAGCTTGCTTATGCAAGACTATGGTAATGAAGTGCAGCCCAAGCGCATCGCCGCGGAGTAA
- a CDS encoding tRNA-binding protein: protein MSETETISWTDFEKVDIRTGTIVEAVPFPEARKPAFKLKIDFGDKIGTKKSSAQITKHYQPEDLVGRQIMAVVNFPPRQIGPFMSEVLTLGFPDENGDVVLAAIDKKVQDGVKLF, encoded by the coding sequence ATGAGCGAAACTGAAACGATAAGCTGGACTGATTTCGAGAAGGTCGACATCCGCACCGGAACCATCGTTGAGGCTGTGCCATTCCCGGAGGCACGCAAGCCAGCTTTCAAGCTGAAGATCGATTTTGGCGACAAAATCGGTACCAAGAAGTCGTCTGCGCAAATTACAAAGCACTATCAGCCGGAGGATCTTGTTGGTCGACAGATCATGGCTGTGGTTAATTTCCCGCCGCGCCAAATAGGACCTTTTATGTCCGAGGTGCTCACACTCGGCTTTCCTGATGAAAATGGCGATGTCGTTCTCGCCGCAATCGATAAAAAAGTTCAAGACGGCGTCAAATTATTCTGA
- a CDS encoding accessory factor UbiK family protein yields MTSGSNRVLDELAKLVTDAAGAAQGVRREVETALRSQSERVLNTLDVVQREDFEAVREMAIKARAENAALLVKIEALEARLAKFEVDSTAKTAKSTAQASKSKDNS; encoded by the coding sequence ATGACCAGCGGATCAAACCGGGTTCTCGATGAACTCGCCAAGCTTGTGACTGATGCGGCAGGTGCTGCGCAAGGCGTGCGCCGCGAAGTCGAGACAGCTTTACGCTCACAGAGCGAACGCGTGCTCAACACGCTTGATGTAGTGCAGCGCGAAGACTTTGAAGCGGTGCGTGAAATGGCCATAAAAGCACGTGCTGAAAATGCCGCCCTGCTTGTAAAAATCGAAGCACTTGAAGCGCGTCTTGCTAAGTTTGAAGTTGATTCGACTGCAAAAACCGCGAAAAGCACTGCTCAGGCATCGAAATCCAAAGATAATTCATAA
- a CDS encoding ATP-binding protein codes for MTSLWKTLSRWFARRMPKGLYARSLIIIIAPMVLLQSVIAYVFMERHWQMVTERLSTAVVRDISAIIDILETYPQEPGYDNLIRISQQRLGLNISILPPDPLPPPGPKPFFAILDYFLSEEITRQINRPFWVDTVGDSDLIEIRIKLDDKVLRVFARRSQAYASNTGIFLTWMIGTALVLLIIAIAFLRNQIKPIQQLSQAAESFGKGRPMPEGFRPTGAEEVRRAGIAFIQMRSRIERQIEQRTAMLSGVSHDLRTILTRFKLQLALTGNAIDTEPLNQDIADMQTMLEGYLAFARGEGAEEAATYDIRLLCDKLANEARLRERGFHYSIEGDSEVNVRPNAFSRLVSNLVSNAFRHAQNVELAVTHDDGWLKIVVDDDGPGIPEDRREDVFKPFVRLDEARTQDSGGTGGLGLAIARDIARSHGGDIELENAPKGGLRAIIRIPA; via the coding sequence ATGACGTCCCTCTGGAAAACCCTATCGCGTTGGTTTGCGCGCCGTATGCCCAAAGGGCTTTATGCACGCTCGCTCATTATCATCATTGCACCGATGGTGTTGCTGCAATCCGTGATTGCCTACGTGTTCATGGAGCGTCATTGGCAGATGGTGACGGAGCGACTCTCAACCGCCGTTGTCCGAGATATTTCCGCAATTATCGACATTCTGGAAACCTATCCGCAGGAACCCGGATATGACAATCTGATCCGTATTTCTCAACAGCGTCTGGGGCTGAATATTTCAATTCTCCCCCCGGACCCGCTGCCACCGCCGGGACCAAAGCCATTCTTCGCCATTCTCGATTACTTCTTGAGTGAAGAGATCACCCGCCAGATCAATCGCCCTTTCTGGGTCGATACGGTGGGTGACTCTGACCTGATTGAAATCCGCATCAAGCTTGATGACAAAGTGCTACGCGTTTTCGCACGCCGCAGTCAGGCCTATGCATCCAACACCGGTATTTTCCTGACCTGGATGATCGGTACAGCGCTGGTGTTGCTGATCATCGCGATTGCCTTCCTGCGCAACCAGATCAAACCGATCCAACAGCTTTCTCAGGCCGCCGAGAGCTTTGGCAAAGGCCGCCCCATGCCGGAAGGCTTCCGTCCGACCGGCGCGGAGGAAGTGCGTCGTGCAGGTATCGCTTTCATTCAGATGCGCTCACGCATTGAACGCCAGATCGAACAGCGCACGGCCATGCTTTCAGGCGTCAGTCACGATCTGCGCACCATCCTGACACGCTTCAAGCTGCAACTGGCGCTCACCGGCAATGCGATAGACACCGAACCGCTTAATCAGGATATTGCCGACATGCAGACCATGCTTGAAGGCTATTTGGCATTTGCACGCGGTGAAGGTGCCGAAGAAGCGGCAACTTATGATATTCGCCTGCTTTGCGACAAGCTTGCCAATGAAGCGCGACTGCGCGAACGCGGATTTCATTATTCGATTGAAGGTGACAGCGAAGTCAATGTGCGCCCCAATGCCTTTTCACGTCTTGTCAGCAATCTTGTCTCGAATGCTTTCCGTCATGCGCAGAATGTCGAACTTGCGGTCACCCATGATGACGGCTGGTTGAAAATTGTCGTGGATGATGATGGTCCGGGCATCCCCGAAGATCGCCGTGAAGATGTGTTCAAACCTTTTGTACGCCTTGATGAAGCCCGCACGCAGGATTCAGGCGGTACAGGTGGCCTTGGCCTCGCCATTGCACGCGACATCGCCAGAAGTCATGGCGGCGATATCGAACTCGAAAATGCACCCAAGGGTGGCCTGAGAGCGATTATCCGGATACCCGCCTAA
- a CDS encoding YbjN domain-containing protein has product MSLLELEFAREAHPVDVIEHVANSNDWTFERTGDDEIAISVAGNWTDYHISFSWMEDFEALHLACAFDIKVAEPRVNEVMRLLSLINEKLLMGHFDLWQQEGAIMYRQSLLLAGGAEPTSRQVEVLLSAALEACESYFQAFQFVVWSGVSARESLDSVLFETVGRA; this is encoded by the coding sequence ATGAGCCTTCTTGAGCTTGAATTTGCACGCGAAGCACATCCGGTGGATGTGATCGAGCATGTTGCGAATTCAAACGACTGGACGTTCGAGCGGACTGGCGACGACGAAATCGCAATTTCGGTAGCGGGTAACTGGACCGACTACCATATCTCGTTCTCGTGGATGGAGGACTTTGAAGCGCTGCATCTGGCCTGTGCCTTTGACATCAAGGTTGCTGAACCTCGTGTCAATGAAGTGATGCGGTTGCTGTCGCTCATCAATGAAAAGCTTCTGATGGGCCATTTTGATCTCTGGCAGCAGGAAGGCGCGATCATGTATCGCCAGTCGCTGCTGCTTGCGGGCGGCGCAGAGCCGACGAGCCGTCAGGTGGAAGTATTGCTTTCTGCAGCGTTGGAGGCTTGTGAAAGCTATTTTCAGGCATTTCAATTTGTCGTGTGGTCTGGTGTGAGCGCGCGCGAATCTTTGGACAGCGTTTTGTTCGAAACGGTTGGACGCGCATAA
- a CDS encoding MarR family transcriptional regulator, with product MISINDVNYISDPLTCREADDLNVIELLFFSYRDFTADPDLILEKIGFGRAHHRVLYFINRKPGMTVAELLEVLRITKQSLSRVLKQLIDTGHVVQTTGLDDRRHRKLYPTKSGRELTLALALPQSRRIARALEESGTAEREIIERFLYNMVNPERRAQIDDFAATETACELS from the coding sequence GTGATTTCGATTAACGACGTGAACTATATCAGCGATCCTCTGACGTGTCGGGAGGCTGACGATCTAAACGTCATTGAACTGCTGTTCTTCTCTTATCGTGATTTCACCGCCGATCCAGACCTGATCCTTGAAAAGATCGGATTTGGCCGAGCCCATCACCGTGTGCTGTATTTTATCAATCGCAAGCCGGGAATGACAGTTGCCGAACTGCTGGAAGTTCTGCGCATTACCAAGCAAAGCCTCTCGCGCGTTCTCAAGCAACTCATCGATACAGGACATGTCGTGCAGACAACCGGTTTGGATGACCGCCGCCATCGCAAACTTTACCCAACGAAATCAGGACGAGAACTGACACTTGCGCTTGCTTTGCCACAGTCGCGCCGCATCGCACGGGCATTGGAAGAATCGGGAACGGCAGAGCGAGAAATTATTGAGCGGTTTCTGTATAATATGGTCAATCCTGAACGCCGCGCCCAGATTGACGATTTTGCAGCTACCGAAACGGCCTGCGAATTGTCCTAA